The Kwoniella bestiolae CBS 10118 chromosome 5, complete sequence genomic interval TTTGAAGAGGATCGTTAAGATAAAATGCGGAAGGATGGGGGGGAGATGCAATTTAAATTAAGAGATGTAAATGGTGTAAAGGATGCGATGGATGGAGGTATTCGAATgtatggatggatggaaatTCACCTAGACAGCTACAGTAATGGGTAGAGAGAATATGCAGGTCTGGTAGAAGCTACAGTGACACTGCTTATGCGGCAGGTCTAGAGTGAGCTCGGGTAAGAGCAGCACCGGAttgttgagcttggatgGAGGAGAATCGTTGGAGCTCGTTCTTGGACATGGAGATCTTGGCACCACCTCTGAGTCTGTTGGCAGCTCTTGACAAGAAAGAGGTTCGGTTGGAGTACAAAGATTCGTGTCTGGAGGCAGTTCGTTGAAGTCTCTCACCATTCTCGTCAACAGTGGCAACGGCAGCCTTTCGGGCCTTTCGTCGTTGGAGGGCAGCGATGATGGTCTTCTTCATGGCGAACTTGACGGCATCGAGAGGGAAGTACCAAACGATGTTCCATACCCAGACGATACCGATCCAACCACCAGAGATAGCGTGTACTTGAGTGAAACCCCAGTTACCGAAGGCGGCAATGATGGAAGAGATCAATTGAGCGAGACAGAAAGCAAGCATGAGGGCAACCGAAGGTCGTTCAGTCCATGAAGGTCCGTGAGATCGAGTGACGAAGATAAGGGCTTGAGAGATGATGGCAACTTGGAGATAGATGACCATGTGACCTTCGGGATCGTTGGTCTCTTTGATGGGGTTGACACCGAATTTGTCCTCGAAGAAGGTGGTAGAGTGCATGGTGGCGTAAAGGGCGATGGTAGAGGCAGAAAGGTAGAGACCGTAACCGATACCGTAGGCGAATACTTCGGCAAGATCCCAAGAGTCTGGGGTGGTGGAAGGAAGCACTCggtcgagggagagggtcATGATGGTACCATCGTTAAGAACGGCAATGATAAGAACcatgaaggatgggaaatCGAATTGCCAGATGAAAGACATGATGGCGAAACAGACGACAATTCGGATGGTAACGGCACAAGCATAGATGGCATAGTTTCTCATTCTTTGGAAAATGACTCGAGAACCGTAGATGGCGTGGACGATGGTTGAAAGACCGGGTTCGGTAAGCACGATATCGGCAGCACCTCGAGCAGCATCAGTGGCACCTTCGACAGCGATACCGACGTTGGCTCTGGAAAGGGCAGGAGCATCGTTGGCACCATCACCAGTCATGGCACACAAGTGACCGAGGGCTTGAATTCTCTTGACAATTTCGAATTTGTGTTCGGGGAAGACACCAGCGAAACCATCGGCATCCATGATCATTTCATCGAGGTTGGCGTGTTTACCACCGACTTCAGGACCATCCTTGAGCACTTTAGCAGGGTACATGTGGTCACCGAGACCAAGTCGTCGACCGGTTTCCTTGGCAATAGCGAGTTGATCACCAGTTACCATCTTGACCTTAACACCGAGGGCCATAGCATCGTCGATAGTTTGCTTGGTATCAGATCTAGGAGGGTCGAAGATAGAAAGAAGACCAGCAAGTTCGAAACCGGATCCTTGTCCATCGGCGGCATCACCGATAACGTCTTCGTAGGCGACAGCGAGAGCTCGGAGACCTCTTCGGGCGAATTCCTCAACATCAGCTTCGAGTTGATCTTCAAGTTCGGAGGTCTTGTTTCGGGAACAAAGttcaatgatgataccaGTCATACCCTTGGTGgctctcttgatcttgccACCGTCTCGGTTGTCTCGGTAGGTGATTTCGGTTCTCTTGTCGACAGGGTTGAAAGGCTTGAAGTCGAGGAGCTCGATACCTTCTCTGGCTTGAGCAGGGTTGGGGAGAGTACCGACGACACAACCATCGATAGCATCTTGGTTCTCGGTTCTAGAAGCGTAGGCAGCGAGGAGACAGACACCCTCAACATCCCATTGAGCGTAACATTTGACGTTCTCTTTGTCAATGGTAAGTTTGTTGGTGGTAAGGGTACCGGTCTTGTCGGAACAAAGAATGGTTACACCAGCAAGTTCTTCGATGGCAGTGATTCGGGTAACGATAGCCTTGTGCTTAGCGAGTTGTTGAGCACCGACAGCGAGAGTGACGGACAAGACAGTAGGCATGGCAATGGGGATACCACCAATGAGCAATACAAGGATAGAGTTAAGACCTCTTCGGTAGGTGTAGTGGAATCGAGGGTAAAGGATGACGATTTCAAGGACGACGAAGATACCGATGGAAACGAGACAGAAGGAACCGATTCGGGCCAAAACCATTTGCAAGTGGCCGACCTGGTCATTGTCTTGACCGACAAGGGTGGCGGCACGACCGAAGAAGGTGTTGGGACCGGTAGAGATGACGACAGCCTCGACTTCACCTTGTTTACAGGTAGAACCGGAGAAACACTCGTCACCGAGCTTCTTGGAGACGGGAAGAGATTCACCGGTAAGAGCGGCTTGATCCATACTGAGGAAGAGTGAGGGCGGTGTCAGCGATAGTTAAAATGCAGACAAGGACATGACTCACGATACATCAATGGCCTCGGTAAGACGACAATCGGCGGGACAGACATCACCGTGCTTGAAGGCGATGCAATCACCTGGAACCAAGTCGGCAGATTCGATGTCTCTCCATTTACCGTCTCGCTTTACTTTAGCCTTGGGGGCAAGAGAGTCCATAAGAGCCTTGACAGCGTTACCAGCGTTTCTTTCCTCGACGAAACCAATAGTGGAGTTGatcaaaagcaagagcaCGATACCGACGAAATCTTGCCAATCGGGGGGTTCACCTTCACCGTTGGAAAGAGCGATAGCCACAATGGCAGCACCTTCCATGACCCATGAAAGAGGGTTCCACATGAAGGAAAGGAATTGAAGGAAGACACTGAAAGAGGGGACACGCTTATCAGTATATGCATAACAATGCGTCGGACTGAAGGAGTTAACTCActtttcctttttctctTCAAGCTTGTTGGGACCGAAGATACCGATACGGTCGGTAGCCTCGGCTTCGGTAAGACCACCTTCGTCACattgaagaagttggaacACTTCTTCCATGACAACGTGCTCGATATCGACCTTGTCTTTGTCGTAAAGATCGGTAGCAGTGAATTGGATCTGTGAGATGAATGGCTGTTAGAGGAAGAACCAAATCGAAAACAAAGGAGAGGTGGCTGGTCCAACCGAGTCGAATCTGGAACTCACGGTGTTCATGTCGACCTTGGCGTGGAGATCACCCTCAGTCTTGTGTTCCATTTCCTTGtactctctcttcttcttctcgggTGCATTGTCAAGGGCTAATGTGATGCATACAAGTCAGCGAGATGATTGCTGGATTCTTATTTCGCACGTGTGAGAGTTTTCAGGGTGAACAGAGATCAGCTCCACTCACCTGGTGCATCACCGGCAACCTTGTTCTCGATGGATGACTCCCTAAAACGGAAAGAAACAAGTCAGTATGTTTGTCTATGATGCGATGGTGGTATAGATAGGGACTCACTTTACAGGAGCCTCCTCGGTATGTCCAACTTTCTCG includes:
- a CDS encoding plasma-membrane proton-efflux P-type ATPase, producing the protein MSTNEKVGHTEEAPVKESSIENKVAGDAPALDNAPEKKKREYKEMEHKTEGDLHAKVDMNTIQFTATDLYDKDKVDIEHVVMEEVFQLLQCDEGGLTEAEATDRIGIFGPNKLEEKKENVFLQFLSFMWNPLSWVMEGAAIVAIALSNGEGEPPDWQDFVGIVLLLLINSTIGFVEERNAGNAVKALMDSLAPKAKVKRDGKWRDIESADLVPGDCIAFKHGDVCPADCRLTEAIDVSMDQAALTGESLPVSKKLGDECFSGSTCKQGEVEAVVISTGPNTFFGRAATLVGQDNDQVGHLQMVLARIGSFCLVSIGIFVVLEIVILYPRFHYTYRRGLNSILVLLIGGIPIAMPTVLSVTLAVGAQQLAKHKAIVTRITAIEELAGVTILCSDKTGTLTTNKLTIDKENVKCYAQWDVEGVCLLAAYASRTENQDAIDGCVVGTLPNPAQAREGIELLDFKPFNPVDKRTEITYRDNRDGGKIKRATKGMTGIIIELCSRNKTSELEDQLEADVEEFARRGLRALAVAYEDVIGDAADGQGSGFELAGLLSIFDPPRSDTKQTIDDAMALGVKVKMVTGDQLAIAKETGRRLGLGDHMYPAKVLKDGPEVGGKHANLDEMIMDADGFAGVFPEHKFEIVKRIQALGHLCAMTGDGANDAPALSRANVGIAVEGATDAARGAADIVLTEPGLSTIVHAIYGSRVIFQRMRNYAIYACAVTIRIVVCFAIMSFIWQFDFPSFMVLIIAVLNDGTIMTLSLDRVLPSTTPDSWDLAEVFAYGIGYGLYLSASTIALYATMHSTTFFEDKFGVNPIKETNDPEGHMVIYLQVAIISQALIFVTRSHGPSWTERPSVALMLAFCLAQLISSIIAAFGNWGFTQVHAISGGWIGIVWVWNIVWYFPLDAVKFAMKKTIIAALQRRKARKAAVATVDENGERLQRTASRHESLYSNRTSFLSRAANRLRGGAKISMSKNELQRFSSIQAQQSGAALTRAHSRPAA